A single Rhopalosiphum padi isolate XX-2018 chromosome 4, ASM2088224v1, whole genome shotgun sequence DNA region contains:
- the LOC132928398 gene encoding sorbitol dehydrogenase-like yields MANASINNEKDNLTSVLYGVRDLRLEQRPIPKPEHNEVLLKIHRVGICGSDVHYLVHGAIGHYIVKEPMVIGHEASGVVEKLGEGVKNLKVGDRVAIEPGVSCRMCQFCKIGSYNLCPEMKFCATPPVDGNLTRYYVHAADFCYKLPDHISLEEGALLEPLSVGVHACKRGGVKVGSTVLILGAGPIGLVTLVTAKAMGATKIYITDLTEFRLNVAKEMGAYKAIRINRGDSDEQAIENVRNEIDGELPDVTIDCSGFQQTIKMGMELTKSGGVLTIVGMGASSNVQLPLFNALSREVDIRGVFRYANDYQDALALIATGQINMKPLITHNFKIEESLEAFKTAETGVGNAIKVMIHCN; encoded by the exons atGGCTAATGCAAGTATAAACAACGAGAAGGATAATTTGACATCAGTACTCTATGGCGTTAGAGATTTACGACtt gAACAACGGCCAATACCAAAACCTGAACATAATG AAGTATTATTGAAGATTCACCGTGTTGGAATATGTGGTTCAGATGTTCACTATTTAGTTCATGGAGCTATAGGTCACTATATTGTTAAAGAACCAATGGTTATTGGCCATGAAGCCAGTGGAGTTGTAGAGAAGCTTGGAGAAGGTGTTAAAAATCTCAAAGTCg GCGATAGAGTGGCAATTGAACCAGGTGTATCATGTCGTATGTGCCAGTTTTGCAAGATTGGTTCATACAATTTATGTCCTGAAATGAAATTTTGTGCTACACCACCTGTAGATGGAAATTTGACTCGTTATTATGTCCATGCTGCTGATTTTTGTTATAA ATTACCCGACCATATATCTTTAGAAGAAGGTGCTCTATTAGAACCACTTTCTGTTGGAGTTCATGCTTGTAAAAGAGGAGGTGTTAAAGTTGGTTCTACAGTATTAATTTTAGGAGCTGGACCAATTGGTTTAGTTACATTAGTCACCGCAAAAGCTATGGGAGCTacaaaaatttatataacaGATCTGACAGAATTTCGATTAAATGTAGCTAAAGAAATGGGTGCTTACAAAGCAATAAGAATAAATAGAGGAGATTCAGACGAGCAAGCAATAGAAAATGTAAGAAATGAAATTGATGGCGAACTTCCAGATGTTACTATCGACTGTAGTGGTTTtcaacaaacaattaaaatgggAATGGag ttaacaaAATCTGGAGGAGTATTAACAATTGTTGGTATGGGAGCATCAAGCAATGTTCAATTGCCATTATTCAATGCATTATCTCGAGAAGTAGACATCAGAGGAGTTTTTCGCTATGCTAATGA ttaccaaGATGCATTGGCTTTAATAGCCACAGGACAAATAAACATGAAGCCATTAATcactcataattttaaaatcgaagAATCATTGGAAGCTTTTAAAACAGCTGAAACTGGTGTTGGTAATGCAATTAAAGTTATGATACACTGTAATTAG